The following proteins come from a genomic window of Miscanthus floridulus cultivar M001 chromosome 2, ASM1932011v1, whole genome shotgun sequence:
- the LOC136537985 gene encoding protein CANDIDATE G-PROTEIN COUPLED RECEPTOR 2-like: MRALLADGGMALAVAPAANESSGGAAVSLGPLWWASECHGVLYSLAVMLPSLAFVGFQAWQARRSFRTLSYGRSHVVVVAYYALLWAVAVLNLLWCFLQAWQCMPDRAFSWNVLSLFTKSGMLFLEVSLVAFLLQGNDASGFESLARTFVISGAVVAADVLLKTIYVFGFGVPLFIDADQGTGGKWGLWILHKLVLTGVYGLIVFMHHSRWRDRLPAKPAYYNYVCAMLLLNGLSLFGCFLVASGAGFGLWLYNLTTVCYHSLYLPLLYVTFLADFFQEEDMLLENVYYSEMKDAGFFDADWD, translated from the exons ATGCGGGCGCTGCTCGCGGACGGCGGGATGGCGCTGGCGGTGGCGCCGGCGGCCAACGAGTCGTCGGGCGGCGCTGCGGTGTCGCTGGGGCCGTTATGGTGGGCGTCGGAGTGCCACGGGGTGTTGTACAGCCTGGCGGTGATGCTGCCATCGCTGGCCTTCGTGGGGTTCCAGGCGTGGCAGGCGCGGCGGAGCTTCCGTACGCTCAGCTACGGCCGCTCTCACGTCGTCGTAGTCGCGTACTACGCGCTCCTCTGGGCCGTCGCCGTACTCAACCTCCTCTGGTGCTTCCTGCAG GCATGGCAATGTATGCCTGACAGGGCATTCTCTTGGAATGTACTGTCACTGTTTACAAAATCAGGAATGTTATTCTTGGAAGTCAGTCTTGTAGCCTTTCTACTTCAAGGAAATGATGCCAGTGGTTTTGAATCTTTGGCACGAACCTTTGTTATCTCTGGAGCTGTAGTTGCTGCTGATGTATTACTCAAG ACTATATATGTTTTTGGCTTTGGTGTTCCTTTGTTCATCGATGCTGATCAAGGAACTGGTGGGAAATGGGGCCTGTGGATTCTCCACAAACTTGTGCTTACTGGAGTCTATGGCCTGATTGTTTTCATGCATCATTCAAGATGGAGAGACAGGCTGCCTG CAAAACCAGCATACTACAACTATGTATGTGCGATGTTGCTATTGAATGGCTTATCACTGTTTGGATGTTTCCTTGTTGCAAGTGGAGCTGGATTTGGTTTATG GTTATATAATCTCACAACCGTATGCTATCATTCTCTTTACCTTCCCCTCCTGTATGTGACTTTCTTAGCAGACTTCTTCCAG GAGGAAGACATGCTCCTAGAGAACGTCTACTATTCTGAAATGAAGGATGCTGGGTTCTTTGATGCTGACTGGGATTGA
- the LOC136537986 gene encoding PLASMODESMATA CALLOSE-BINDING PROTEIN 5-like isoform X2 → MADSARLFLLVAVAAALAGRSDGAWCVCRTDLADSALQKTLDYACGGGADCKPILQNGACFAPDTVKAHCSYAVNSFYQRNNQNPQACVFSGTATLSNNDPSGNGCTYPATPRCELHMGPDCHPLSASSSLHARAEPAGGGGRAARWGGTAASGGRGQLASGRRSAGEAASGRGKAAGAGRARAVEPCPPRQGAVAWAGHAGTRTRRGEAPGGGGASVA, encoded by the exons ATGGCCGACTCAGCTCGCCTCTTCCTGCTAGTGGCGGTGGCCGCCGCTCTCGCCGGCCGCTCAG ACGGCGCGTGGTGCGTGTGCCGCACGGACCTGGCGGACAGCGCGCTGCAGAAGACGCTGGACtacgcgtgcggcggcggcgccgactGCAAGCCCATCCTGCAGAACGGCGCCTGCTTCGCGCCGGACACCGTCAAGGCGCACTGCTCCTACGCCGTCAACAGCTTCTACCAGCGCAACAACCAGAACCCGCAGGCCTGCGTCTTCTCCGGCACCGCCACGCTCAGCAACAACGACCCGA GCGGCAATGGCTGCACGTACCCTGCGACCCCAAG GTGTGAATTACATATGGGACCCGACTGTCATCCTCTATCAGCTTCTTCTTCCTTGCACGCACGAGCAGAGCCAGCAGGGGGTGGAGGGAGGGCCGCTCGCTGGGGAGGCACCGCCGCATCAGGAGGCCGTGGCCAACTCGCGTCGGGAcgccgctccgccggggaagCCGCGTCGGGCCGGGGCAAGGCCGCCGGGGCTGGCCGCGCCCGCGCCGTGGAGCCATGCCCGCCGAGGCAGGGCGCCGTCGCCTGGGCAGGCCACGCCGGGACGAGGACGCGACGAGGAGAGGCGCCGGGCGGGGGAGGGGCGTCGGTAGCATGA
- the LOC136537986 gene encoding PLASMODESMATA CALLOSE-BINDING PROTEIN 5-like isoform X1, producing MADSARLFLLVAVAAALAGRSELQDGAWCVCRTDLADSALQKTLDYACGGGADCKPILQNGACFAPDTVKAHCSYAVNSFYQRNNQNPQACVFSGTATLSNNDPSGNGCTYPATPRCELHMGPDCHPLSASSSLHARAEPAGGGGRAARWGGTAASGGRGQLASGRRSAGEAASGRGKAAGAGRARAVEPCPPRQGAVAWAGHAGTRTRRGEAPGGGGASVA from the exons ATGGCCGACTCAGCTCGCCTCTTCCTGCTAGTGGCGGTGGCCGCCGCTCTCGCCGGCCGCTCAG AACTGCAAGACGGCGCGTGGTGCGTGTGCCGCACGGACCTGGCGGACAGCGCGCTGCAGAAGACGCTGGACtacgcgtgcggcggcggcgccgactGCAAGCCCATCCTGCAGAACGGCGCCTGCTTCGCGCCGGACACCGTCAAGGCGCACTGCTCCTACGCCGTCAACAGCTTCTACCAGCGCAACAACCAGAACCCGCAGGCCTGCGTCTTCTCCGGCACCGCCACGCTCAGCAACAACGACCCGA GCGGCAATGGCTGCACGTACCCTGCGACCCCAAG GTGTGAATTACATATGGGACCCGACTGTCATCCTCTATCAGCTTCTTCTTCCTTGCACGCACGAGCAGAGCCAGCAGGGGGTGGAGGGAGGGCCGCTCGCTGGGGAGGCACCGCCGCATCAGGAGGCCGTGGCCAACTCGCGTCGGGAcgccgctccgccggggaagCCGCGTCGGGCCGGGGCAAGGCCGCCGGGGCTGGCCGCGCCCGCGCCGTGGAGCCATGCCCGCCGAGGCAGGGCGCCGTCGCCTGGGCAGGCCACGCCGGGACGAGGACGCGACGAGGAGAGGCGCCGGGCGGGGGAGGGGCGTCGGTAGCATGA